In Pseudobdellovibrionaceae bacterium, the following proteins share a genomic window:
- a CDS encoding dihydroorotase — translation MSYDLVLENAEVFYQGKLQKLNMGIESGKIKTLTEDALTGKTKLNLQGKWILPGLIDSQVHFREPGATHKEDLQTGTLSALAGGITAVLEMPNTNPLTVTKETLQEKVNLASQKAWVDFGFFVGATHNNIDELPQLEKLEGCCGVKIFMGSSTGSLLMDDDADLEKVFATAKGPIAVHCEDEKRLLERKPIAEVAGNPLAHPDWRDEESAFIATEKVVRLSKKYNHPVHVLHISSKKEILFLAENKDANITVECTPQFLTFAAPECYEKLGTLAQMNPPVRGAEHREALIEGLVNGTVDVMGSDHAPHTREEKAKPYPQSPSGMTGVQTIATVMFGFVKKGLITLERYVDLLSTKPAQIYKLHQRGSIELGWEANLTVIDPNAEIEFKHEQMHSKCGWTPFDGMTFTGTPTEVILRGELVMENGQVLGGSRGKMLHYDR, via the coding sequence ATGAGTTATGATTTGGTTTTGGAAAATGCCGAAGTGTTTTATCAAGGAAAGCTACAAAAGCTTAATATGGGCATTGAGTCGGGGAAGATCAAGACTCTGACTGAAGATGCACTTACGGGAAAAACAAAACTGAATCTGCAAGGCAAATGGATTTTACCAGGCTTAATTGACAGTCAAGTTCACTTTCGTGAACCAGGTGCCACACATAAAGAAGACTTGCAAACTGGAACGCTGTCTGCATTAGCGGGTGGAATCACAGCGGTACTTGAGATGCCTAATACCAATCCTTTGACGGTAACTAAAGAAACTTTACAAGAAAAGGTAAATCTTGCCAGTCAAAAAGCATGGGTAGATTTTGGGTTTTTTGTGGGTGCTACTCATAACAACATCGACGAGTTACCTCAACTTGAAAAGCTTGAGGGGTGCTGTGGGGTGAAGATCTTTATGGGCAGTTCTACAGGCTCATTGTTGATGGATGACGATGCCGATCTGGAAAAGGTATTTGCAACGGCTAAGGGCCCTATTGCGGTTCATTGCGAAGATGAAAAAAGACTTTTGGAAAGAAAACCCATTGCCGAGGTTGCGGGTAATCCCTTAGCGCACCCTGATTGGCGAGATGAAGAGTCTGCGTTTATTGCGACAGAAAAAGTCGTGAGATTATCAAAAAAATATAATCACCCTGTGCATGTGCTGCATATTTCTTCCAAAAAAGAAATTCTATTTTTGGCAGAAAATAAAGACGCCAATATCACCGTGGAGTGTACGCCTCAATTTCTGACTTTTGCGGCTCCTGAATGTTATGAAAAGTTAGGAACCTTAGCGCAAATGAATCCTCCTGTAAGAGGGGCAGAGCATCGAGAAGCCTTGATTGAGGGCCTAGTGAATGGAACTGTGGATGTGATGGGGTCTGATCATGCTCCTCATACGCGCGAGGAAAAAGCCAAGCCCTACCCTCAAAGCCCTTCGGGGATGACGGGCGTGCAAACCATTGCCACGGTCATGTTTGGATTTGTGAAGAAAGGGCTAATCACTCTGGAAAGATACGTGGACCTTTTATCGACCAAACCTGCACAGATTTATAAACTTCATCAAAGAGGGAGTATCGAGTTAGGGTGGGAAGCCAACCTTACCGTGATAGACCCCAATGCTGAGATCGAATTTAAACACGAACAGATGCACTCCAAATGTGGTTGGACACCTTTTGATGGGATGACCTTTACGGGTACACCAACTGAGGTGATTTTAAGAGGGGAACTGGTCATGGAAAATGGCCAGGTTTTAGGCGGCTCTCGGGGTAAAATGCTGCATTATGACCGATAA
- a CDS encoding YihY/virulence factor BrkB family protein, producing MTKRLSFLLVLKQLMRQLKSSSIFDGAAALSFYFLLATLPALMLSLILLSFFSLQDLEQQLLLLLQHVPDDVQTVLLRALREFKGENGMKLHALSIAAVTAVWTVSNGITAAVRQIDQVHKSHRRRGAIANRLSSVVLIMIICFTGLVSLLILVFGKTIHKLETFNNIPLADSGLFSSLTLFSLFVLIFTSCLSLYRLSVKEKLKHLVPGALFTTVSTMALTHLFGLYVKKMAHYSDIYGSLAAVIVMLFWFYLIGFLLILGAEINVAIRQTLSKQ from the coding sequence ATGACTAAACGCTTAAGTTTTTTATTGGTTTTAAAGCAGCTAATGAGACAACTCAAATCCAGTTCTATTTTTGACGGCGCCGCAGCCCTGTCCTTTTATTTTCTTTTGGCCACCCTGCCCGCTCTGATGCTGAGCCTGATCCTGCTCTCTTTTTTCTCCTTACAGGACCTTGAACAGCAGCTTCTGCTTTTGTTACAACACGTGCCCGATGATGTGCAAACGGTTTTACTGCGAGCCCTGCGTGAATTTAAAGGCGAAAATGGCATGAAGCTGCACGCCCTGTCTATCGCAGCTGTGACCGCCGTTTGGACGGTCAGTAACGGGATCACAGCAGCAGTAAGACAGATTGATCAAGTTCATAAATCCCATCGACGTCGAGGTGCGATTGCCAATAGGCTTTCATCTGTGGTGTTGATCATGATCATCTGTTTTACGGGACTTGTGTCTTTGTTGATTTTGGTTTTTGGAAAAACAATCCATAAACTTGAAACATTTAACAATATTCCTCTTGCAGACAGTGGTTTATTTTCGTCCCTGACTCTTTTCTCTTTGTTTGTGTTGATCTTCACCTCTTGCTTAAGCTTGTATAGGCTCAGCGTAAAAGAAAAGCTCAAACACCTAGTCCCTGGGGCGCTCTTTACTACGGTCTCTACGATGGCCCTCACTCATCTCTTTGGACTTTACGTTAAAAAGATGGCTCACTATAGTGATATTTACGGAAGCCTTGCCGCCGTGATTGTGATGCTTTTTTGGTTCTATTTGATCGGATTTTTACTCATCCTAGGTGCTGAAATTAACGTCGCTATAAGGCAAACCTTATCCAAGCAATAA
- a CDS encoding phosphatase PAP2 family protein: MRLFCYLIIGLYSLNVFADYNLRKPDTYHVLPPPVSDSAEEQQEYKLLRERQKNRTQSECYFAGQAAFATFEVFWEIVFAEYVQEFYQTAPVFTEQDIQDFKDHIKGVMRYTDRVTRHFKNKYKRVRPYDKDKSLQPCTFIPGGQTSYPSSHASKVFASACVLSSMYPEHKDILMSYAEFMADLRVLGGVHHSSDIETGKDIGLQVCAEVLKY; this comes from the coding sequence ATGAGACTTTTTTGCTATCTCATTATTGGTCTTTATTCCTTAAATGTATTTGCGGATTATAATCTGCGAAAGCCTGATACGTATCATGTACTTCCTCCACCTGTAAGTGACTCGGCAGAAGAGCAGCAAGAGTATAAACTTTTACGTGAACGACAAAAAAATCGAACTCAGTCGGAGTGTTATTTTGCAGGACAGGCTGCTTTTGCCACCTTTGAAGTCTTTTGGGAAATTGTATTTGCAGAATATGTTCAAGAGTTTTATCAGACTGCCCCTGTTTTTACTGAGCAAGACATCCAAGATTTTAAAGATCACATCAAAGGTGTTATGAGATACACCGATCGGGTGACTCGGCATTTTAAAAATAAATATAAAAGAGTTCGTCCTTATGACAAAGACAAGAGTTTACAACCCTGCACCTTTATACCTGGGGGCCAAACCTCTTATCCGAGTTCGCATGCGTCTAAGGTCTTTGCATCTGCCTGTGTACTGTCTTCTATGTATCCTGAGCACAAAGACATCCTTATGAGTTACGCTGAATTTATGGCGGACCTTAGGGTTCTGGGCGGTGTCCACCATTCTTCTGACATTGAAACAGGAAAAGATATCGGTCTACAAGTTTGTGCCGAGGTCCTCAAATATTAG
- a CDS encoding Rrf2 family transcriptional regulator, which produces MRLTDHTDYSFRVLMYLNQKKQPATLNELSEKLDVSKNNLIKVSNQLAKLGYITTTRGRTGGLVINEDTGSRTLKEILLETEESFHLAGCFKSNRCDCSFVKNCLLKQSLKKALDSFLNSLAEKTLNDITL; this is translated from the coding sequence ATGCGTCTGACAGATCATACTGATTATTCATTTCGAGTGCTGATGTACCTCAATCAAAAAAAACAGCCTGCCACTTTAAATGAGCTTTCTGAAAAGCTTGATGTCTCTAAAAACAACCTGATCAAAGTGTCAAATCAACTGGCCAAACTCGGCTATATCACCACCACTAGAGGTCGCACAGGCGGCCTTGTGATCAACGAAGATACTGGAAGCCGAACACTTAAAGAAATTTTACTTGAAACCGAAGAAAGCTTTCACTTAGCTGGATGTTTTAAATCCAATAGATGTGACTGTTCTTTTGTGAAAAACTGTTTACTGAAACAAAGCCTTAAAAAAGCCTTGGATAGCTTTTTAAATTCTCTTGCAGAAAAGACCCTTAACGATATTACTCTCTAA